The proteins below are encoded in one region of Acidobacteriota bacterium:
- a CDS encoding O-antigen ligase family protein, translating into MERRPSTGSGKHQITAAAALFAGAVAVLTVNEVAAVPAIARIQGALTLAGLAAVLAAALLSARCDGARAAGVAAEFRRPRFLLPTAFLVWLLLSLAGSGFSSEAPSTPWVMTAQVVLFGAACVSLRPDRPGAGGALRAVVLLAGALVAFEAVFGVFQFAVVRWRVGGTTANVNHFAGLLAVGAPLLAGLAAGAFGGGWRRVAGATALPLAAASLVFSGSRGALAGLLLGAVAALALRALARRRRRAAFALLALLAAGLGQMIFLGVRFAGYYARYAVGQDAARRLPGAFVGNTAAGPEMGRFYDFNADGRLDARDLVLAEAKGRSVPPELARARAVPLNRGFAALQWHRLKNLLTLPDDTAAVRVFGFQAAVQLFREHPVLGVGPGNYTRAVPPFLPRPDVAVLRYHTHCLPTHLAAELGLPGLLFWLAGVALFVAGFHRGMRVSPGPWRDPVFWLGAALLVLLAANLLDVNVFYRPLRWQLPLLAAAFAACRFEITEEDPREKTTPLKRETPLKAAESEPGMQAF; encoded by the coding sequence ATGGAACGCAGGCCTTCGACGGGTTCCGGGAAACACCAAATCACCGCTGCCGCGGCGCTCTTTGCCGGGGCCGTTGCGGTGCTGACGGTCAACGAGGTCGCGGCGGTCCCCGCGATCGCCCGTATCCAGGGCGCCCTGACGCTGGCGGGGCTCGCGGCGGTCCTGGCGGCGGCCCTCCTCTCCGCCCGTTGCGATGGCGCGCGCGCGGCCGGCGTCGCCGCGGAGTTCCGCCGCCCCCGGTTCCTCCTGCCGACGGCCTTCCTGGTCTGGCTTCTCCTGTCCCTGGCGGGAAGCGGTTTCTCCTCCGAGGCCCCTTCCACGCCCTGGGTGATGACGGCCCAGGTTGTCCTGTTCGGCGCGGCCTGCGTCTCGCTTCGCCCCGATCGGCCGGGTGCGGGGGGCGCCCTGCGGGCCGTCGTCCTCCTGGCGGGGGCCCTGGTGGCCTTCGAGGCGGTCTTCGGCGTGTTCCAGTTCGCGGTGGTCCGCTGGCGGGTCGGGGGGACCACGGCCAACGTCAACCACTTCGCCGGCCTCCTTGCCGTGGGGGCGCCCCTCCTGGCCGGGTTGGCCGCCGGGGCCTTCGGCGGCGGGTGGCGGCGTGTCGCGGGGGCGACGGCCCTCCCCCTCGCGGCGGCTTCCCTCGTCTTCTCGGGCTCCCGCGGGGCCCTGGCCGGGCTGCTGCTCGGGGCCGTCGCGGCCCTCGCCCTGCGGGCCCTCGCCCGGCGCCGTCGCCGGGCCGCCTTCGCCCTCCTCGCCCTCCTGGCGGCCGGACTGGGGCAGATGATCTTCCTGGGCGTCCGCTTCGCCGGGTACTACGCCCGGTACGCCGTGGGCCAGGACGCGGCCCGCCGGCTGCCGGGGGCCTTCGTGGGGAACACCGCCGCCGGGCCCGAGATGGGGCGTTTCTACGACTTCAACGCCGACGGGCGGCTGGACGCCCGGGACCTGGTCCTGGCCGAGGCGAAGGGCCGGTCGGTCCCGCCGGAGCTGGCGCGGGCTCGCGCCGTCCCGCTGAACCGGGGGTTTGCCGCCCTGCAGTGGCACCGGCTGAAAAACCTGCTGACCCTCCCGGACGACACGGCGGCCGTCCGCGTGTTCGGTTTCCAGGCCGCCGTGCAGCTGTTCCGGGAGCACCCCGTCCTGGGGGTCGGGCCCGGCAACTACACCCGCGCCGTCCCGCCCTTTCTGCCGCGGCCGGACGTGGCGGTGCTCCGTTACCACACCCACTGCCTCCCCACCCACCTGGCGGCGGAACTCGGCCTGCCGGGCCTGTTGTTCTGGTTGGCCGGGGTTGCCCTTTTCGTGGCGGGTTTCCACCGCGGGATGCGGGTGTCCCCGGGACCCTGGCGGGACCCGGTGTTCTGGCTGGGGGCCGCCCTCCTGGTGCTGCTGGCCGCCAACCTCCTGGACGTCAACGTCTTCTACCGGCCCCTCCGGTGGCAGCTCCCCCTCCTGGCCGCGGCGTTCGCCGCCTGCAGGTTCGAGATCACCGAGGAGGATCCGAGGGAGAAGACCACGCCATTGAAGAGGGAAACGCCCTTGAAGGCCGCGGAGTCCGAGCCGGGAATGCAGGCGTTTTAG